The Phaeodactylum tricornutum CCAP 1055/1 chromosome 8, whole genome shotgun sequence genome has a window encoding:
- the PK4b gene encoding kinase pyruvate kinase 4b (pyruvate kinase, similar to GenBank AY608680 but N-terminus differs, first intron results in frameshift between Phatr2 and AY608680, recent duplication of Protein ID 45997, chr_8:912856-914986, Protein ID 46001 might be a splice variant of this gene, but majority of ESTs supports this variant~Alternative splicing variant 1), protein MLSSTSTIPKLDGEVVTLSIIKKPTETKKRRTKIICTLGPACWSEEGLGQLMDAGMNVARFNFSHGDHEGHGKVLERLRKVAKEKKRNIAVLLDTKGPEIRTGFFADGIDKINLSKGDTIVLTTDYDFKGDSKRLACSYPTLAKSVTQGQAILIADGSLVLTVLSIDTANNEVQCRVENNASIGERKNMNLPGVVVDLPTFTERDVNDIVNFGIKNKVDFIAASFVRKGSDVTNLRKLLADNGGPQIKIICKIENQEGLENYGDILEHTDAIMVARGDLGMEIPSSKVFLAQKYMIREANVAGKPVVTATQMLESMVTNPRPTRAECSDVANAVYDGTDAVMLSGETANGPHFEKAVLVMARTCCEAESSRNYNLLFQSVRNSIVIARGGLSTGESMASSAVKSALDIEAKLIVVMSETGKMGNYVAKFRPGLSVLCMTPNETAARQASGLLLGMHTVVVDSLEKSEELVEELNYELVQSNFLKPGDKMVVIAGRMAGMKEQLRIVTLDEGKSYGHIVSGTSFFFERTRLLDFND, encoded by the exons ATGCTTTCGAGCACGAGTACCATTCCCAAGCTAGACGGCGAGGTCGTCACGCTCAGCATCATCAAGAAGCCCACCGAAACCAAGAAGAGACGCACCAAGATTATTTGTACCTTG GGACCTGCTTGTTGGAGCGAAGAAGGCCTCGGCCAGCTCATGGACGCCGGCATGAATGTGGCTCGCTTCAACTTTTCCCACGGCGATCACGAAGGACACGGAAAAGTCCTCGAACGTTTGCGCAAggttgccaaggaaaagaagcgCAACATTG CGGTGCTCTTGGATACCAAGGGTCCGGAAATTCGTACGGGATTTTTTGCCGACGGCATCGACAAGATTAACCTGTCCAAGGGAGACACGATCGTACTGACCACGGACTATGACTTCAAGGGCGATAGCAAGCGTTTGGCGTGCAGTTACCCCACACTAGCCAAGTCCGTTACCCAGGGACAAGCCATTCTTATTGCCGACGGATCACTCGTTTTGACCGTCTTGAGCATCGACACGGCTAATAACGAAGTGCAGTGTCGCGTCGAGAACAACGCTTCCATTGGCGAACGCAAAAACATGAATTTGCCCGGAGTTGTCGTCGATTTACCCACCTTCACCGAACGTGACGTCAACGATATCGTCAATTTTGGTATCAAGAACAAGGTAGACTTTATCGCTGCTTCTTTTGTTCGCAAGGGAAGTGACGTGACCAACCTGCGCAAGCTCCTCGCCGACAATGGCGGTCCACAGATCAAAATCATTTGTAAGATTGAGAATCAAGAAGGCCTCGAGAACTACGGAGACATTCTGGAGCACACGGATGCCATCATGGTGGCCCGCGGTGATCTCGGTATGGAAATTCCTTCGTCCAAGGTATTTCTGGCGCAAAAGTACATGATTCGCGAAGCCAACGTTGCGGGCAAGCCCGTTGTCACTGCCACGCAAATGCTCGAAAGTATGGTGACCAACCCGCGTCCTACGCGTGCCGAATGTTCCGACGTGGCCAACGCCGTTTACGACGGCACCGACGCCGTTATGCTGTCGGGAGAAACCGCCAACGGTCCACACTTTGAAAAGGCCGTGCTGGTCATGGCGCGTACGTGTTGCGAAGCCGAGTCGTCCCGCAACTACAACCTGTTGTTCCAGTCGGTCCGCAACTCAATCGTCATTGCGCGCGGTGGCTTGTCTACCGGGGAATCCATGGCCAGCAGTGCCGTCAAGTCGGCCCTCGACATTGAAGCCAAGTTGATTGTGGTCATGAGTGAAACGGGCAAGATGGGCAACTACGTGGCCAAATTTCGTCCGGGCTTGAGTGTCCTGTGCATGACCCCCAACGAAACGGCCGCGCGGCAGGCTAGTGGATTGCTGTTGGGCATGCACACGGTCGTGGTGGATTCGTTGGAAAAATCGGAAGAGTTGGTGGAAGAACTCAATTACGAATTAGTGCAATCCAACTTTCTCAAACCCGGCGACAAGATGGTTGTCATTGCCGGACGCATGGCCGGCATGAAGGAACAGTTGCGCATTGTGACGTTGGACGAGGGGAAGTCGTATGGTCACATTGTCTCCGGCacgagcttcttctttgaaCGCACACGTCTGTTGGACTTTAACGACTAA
- the PK4b gene encoding kinase pyruvate kinase 4b (pyruvate kinase, putative splice variant of Protein ID 27502, identical to GenBank AY608680 but supported by minority of ESTs, recent duplication of Protein ID 45997, chr_8:912856-914986~Alternative splicing variant 2) — MGTYPAGVCYAVVYLNGRYRSYLVLTITGARLDHSLLPTMFQGPACWSEEGLGQLMDAGMNVARFNFSHGDHEGHGKVLERLRKVAKEKKRNIAVLLDTKGPEIRTGFFADGIDKINLSKGDTIVLTTDYDFKGDSKRLACSYPTLAKSVTQGQAILIADGSLVLTVLSIDTANNEVQCRVENNASIGERKNMNLPGVVVDLPTFTERDVNDIVNFGIKNKVDFIAASFVRKGSDVTNLRKLLADNGGPQIKIICKIENQEGLENYGDILEHTDAIMVARGDLGMEIPSSKVFLAQKYMIREANVAGKPVVTATQMLESMVTNPRPTRAECSDVANAVYDGTDAVMLSGETANGPHFEKAVLVMARTCCEAESSRNYNLLFQSVRNSIVIARGGLSTGESMASSAVKSALDIEAKLIVVMSETGKMGNYVAKFRPGLSVLCMTPNETAARQASGLLLGMHTVVVDSLEKSEELVEELNYELVQSNFLKPGDKMVVIAGRMAGMKEQLRIVTLDEGKSYGHIVSGTSFFFERTRLLDFND; from the exons ATGGGCACATATCCTGCCGGAGTGTGTTATGCTGTCGTGTATCTCAACGGGCGTTATCGTTCGTATCTCGTCCTTACCATTACGGGCGCTCGGCTCGATCACTCACTGCTTCCTACTATGTTCCAGGGACCTGCTTGTTGGAGCGAAGAAGGCCTCGGCCAGCTCATGGACGCCGGCATGAATGTGGCTCGCTTCAACTTTTCCCACGGCGATCACGAAGGACACGGAAAAGTCCTCGAACGTTTGCGCAAggttgccaaggaaaagaagcgCAACATTG CGGTGCTCTTGGATACCAAGGGTCCGGAAATTCGTACGGGATTTTTTGCCGACGGCATCGACAAGATTAACCTGTCCAAGGGAGACACGATCGTACTGACCACGGACTATGACTTCAAGGGCGATAGCAAGCGTTTGGCGTGCAGTTACCCCACACTAGCCAAGTCCGTTACCCAGGGACAAGCCATTCTTATTGCCGACGGATCACTCGTTTTGACCGTCTTGAGCATCGACACGGCTAATAACGAAGTGCAGTGTCGCGTCGAGAACAACGCTTCCATTGGCGAACGCAAAAACATGAATTTGCCCGGAGTTGTCGTCGATTTACCCACCTTCACCGAACGTGACGTCAACGATATCGTCAATTTTGGTATCAAGAACAAGGTAGACTTTATCGCTGCTTCTTTTGTTCGCAAGGGAAGTGACGTGACCAACCTGCGCAAGCTCCTCGCCGACAATGGCGGTCCACAGATCAAAATCATTTGTAAGATTGAGAATCAAGAAGGCCTCGAGAACTACGGAGACATTCTGGAGCACACGGATGCCATCATGGTGGCCCGCGGTGATCTCGGTATGGAAATTCCTTCGTCCAAGGTATTTCTGGCGCAAAAGTACATGATTCGCGAAGCCAACGTTGCGGGCAAGCCCGTTGTCACTGCCACGCAAATGCTCGAAAGTATGGTGACCAACCCGCGTCCTACGCGTGCCGAATGTTCCGACGTGGCCAACGCCGTTTACGACGGCACCGACGCCGTTATGCTGTCGGGAGAAACCGCCAACGGTCCACACTTTGAAAAGGCCGTGCTGGTCATGGCGCGTACGTGTTGCGAAGCCGAGTCGTCCCGCAACTACAACCTGTTGTTCCAGTCGGTCCGCAACTCAATCGTCATTGCGCGCGGTGGCTTGTCTACCGGGGAATCCATGGCCAGCAGTGCCGTCAAGTCGGCCCTCGACATTGAAGCCAAGTTGATTGTGGTCATGAGTGAAACGGGCAAGATGGGCAACTACGTGGCCAAATTTCGTCCGGGCTTGAGTGTCCTGTGCATGACCCCCAACGAAACGGCCGCGCGGCAGGCTAGTGGATTGCTGTTGGGCATGCACACGGTCGTGGTGGATTCGTTGGAAAAATCGGAAGAGTTGGTGGAAGAACTCAATTACGAATTAGTGCAATCCAACTTTCTCAAACCCGGCGACAAGATGGTTGTCATTGCCGGACGCATGGCCGGCATGAAGGAACAGTTGCGCATTGTGACGTTGGACGAGGGGAAGTCGTATGGTCACATTGTCTCCGGCacgagcttcttctttgaaCGCACACGTCTGTTGGACTTTAACGACTAA
- a CDS encoding predicted protein, protein MGTIFGKQTVAEPAFEVLYRQTQQAYEIRRYATRFAASTSTDANSDSAPFNALARYIGVFGTPENQGRTAISMTAPVVKEESSGSSQPEAMAMTAPVVKTPSDPNGEAGMVMKFILPAAYDSMEKIPQPTNPRVHIEEIPPAVGAVHRYSGSFDDAVSRNKARWLAQQLREDGVDITEDYAVEHYQFWGYNPPFTLPMFRRNEVWIELDATQVDQIVNGKGGAASSTTAVN, encoded by the coding sequence ATGGGAACGATTTTTGGCAAACAGACTGTAGCGGAGCCCGCCTTTGAGGTGTTGTATCGGCAGACGCAGCAGGCTTACGAAATCCGGCGGTACGCGACGCGTTTTGCGGCGTCCACTTCAACGGATGCGAACTCGGACAGTGCTCCCTTCAACGCTCTCGCTCGCTACATCGGAGTCTTTGGGACACCGGAGAATCAAGGCCGGACGGCGATTAGTATGACCGCTCCCGTGGTCAAGGAAGAATCATCGGGTTCATCACAACCAGAGGCCATGGCTATGACGGCGCCCGTCGTCAAGACGCCGTCCGATCCGAATGGCGAGGCTGGAATGGTGATGAAGTTTATTCTTCCGGCGGCGTACGACTCCATGGAGAAGATTCCGCAACCCACCAATCCACGCGTGCATATTGAGGAAATTCCTCCGGCGGTGGGAGCCGTGCACCGGTACTCGGGTAGTTTCGATGACGCCGTCTCGCGGAACAAAGCCCGATGGTTGGCGCAGCAATTGCGAGAGGATGGGGTGGATATTACCGAAGATTACGCCGTCGAGCACTATCAGTTTTGGGGATACAATCCACCGTTTACGCTACCCATGTTCCGTCGCAACGAAGTATGGATTGAATTGGACGCGACGCAGGTTGATCAGATTGTGAACGGCAAGGGAGGTGCGGCGAGTTCTACGACGGCCGTCAACTAA
- a CDS encoding predicted protein, with protein MTEVAAARNNNLVAESDLDAALHAVDRHLHNHGRVGKGTLDETTRLALQASLHAHIQRIVQPVTDEAFHLYVHRNTLAVDQDTTTTVTGTTDTTCSTATGTTIDTTTRTIPRHDPYGFAESELLDVEALERVQALRTQVRDEAARIHALQISVLERAAQLASRQTQLQHCVPLAVSNHAFADTNQDERVDKIRVMQQALTTMQQALQQTQQALPTHHTSLQTTITAIELDMDKQNRHGLSQTELAITQREKDTDMDSAAVHPQALLDLPPMTRLANFLRD; from the coding sequence ATGACGGAAGTCGCCGCTGCacgcaacaacaatttgGTCGCCGAGTCTGATTTGGACGCCGCCTTGCACGCGGTGGATCGTCACCTTCACAATCACGGACGTGTTGGTAAAGGGACCTTGGACGAAACCACGCGACTCGCCTTACAGGCTAGTCTCCACGCCCATATTCAACGCATCGTGCAACCCGTCACCGACGAAGCCTTTCATCTCTACGTGCACCGCAACACTCTTGCCGTAGACCAAgatactactactactgttACCGGTACTACTGACACTACTTGTAGTACTGCTACCGGTACAACGATAGATACCACAACCAGGACGATACCCCGCCATGATCCGTACGGCTTTGCGGAATCCGAACTCCTCGAcgtcgaagccttggaaCGCGTACAGGCTTTGCGTACGCAAGTTCGCGACGAAGCGGCCCGCATCCACGCGTTGCAAATCTCCGTCCTCGAACGCGCCGCACAGTTGGCCAGTCGTCAAACGCAACTCCAACACTGCGTACCCCTCGCAGTGTCCAACCATGCGTTCGCTGACACGAATCAGGATGAACGCGTCGACAAAATTCGTGTCATGCAACAAGCCTTGACTACCATGCAACAGGCTTTGCAACAAACGCAACAAGCCTTGCCAACACACCATACCAGCTTGCAAACGACGATTACCGCGATTGAGCTCGACATGGACAAACAAAACCGGCACGGACTGTCGCAAACCGAACTCGCCATTACGCAACGAGAAAAGGATACCGATATGGACTCGGCGGCGGTCCATCCACAGGCGCTGCTGGACCTGCCACCCATGACGCGGCTGGCCAACTTCTTGCGCGACTAG
- a CDS encoding predicted protein, translated as MFRNQYDTDVTVWSPEGRLLQVEYAMESVKQGSACVGLRSDSICVLGALKRSVSELSSHQKKLLHIDDHIAVGIAGLTADARSLAKSLQSECLNHKYVYGTPIPPHQLMADLADKHQRTTQTYVRRPFGVGLLVASVDTTRQTPHLYQTCPSGNLYEFVASAIGARSQSARTYLEKHVDDLANATRDQLIVHALQALTGCVSGDDELTPDNGSIVVVGKDIPYTMIEGADLQPFLDQLETRETPDDDDDGDAPDEAESPLVPEPQAMET; from the exons ATGTTTCGCAATCAATACGATACGGATGTGACGGTGTGGAGTCCGGAAGGACGACTCTTGCAG GTCGAGTACGCCATGgaatcggtcaagcaaggaTCCGCCTGCGTAGGACTACGCTCGGACTCCATTTGCGTTTTGGGTGCGCTCAAACGTTCCGTATCCGAGCTCAGTAGTCACCAGAAGAAGCTCTTGCACATTGACGACCACATTGCCGTTGGCATTGCCGGACTCACCGCGGACGCGCGTTCACTCGCCAAGTCTCTCCAGAGCGAGTGTCTCAACCACAAGTACGTCTACGGGACGCCCATCCCGCCGCATCAGCTCATGGCCGACCTCGCCGACAAGCACCAGCGGACCACGCAAACCTACGTCCGTAGACCCTTTGGAGTTGGACTCCTCGTCGCCAGTGTCGATACCACCCGCCAAACACCGCACTTGTACCAAACCTGTCCCAGCGGGAACTTGTACGAATTCGTCGCATCCGCCATTGGCGCACGATCCCAATCCGCACGCACCTATCTCGAAAAACACGTGGACGACTTGGCCAACGCCACCCGCGATCAACTCATCGTACACGCACTGCAAGCCCTCACCGGATGTGTCTCGGGAGACGATGAACTCACACCCGACAACGGGTccatcgttgttgttggaaaggACATCCCCTACACCATGATTGAAGGAGCCGACTTGCAACCCTTTTTGGACCAGTTGGAAACACGAGAAACgccggacgacgatgatgacggcGACGCACCCGACGAAGCGGAGAGTCCACTAGTGCCGGAGCCCCAAGCCATGGAAACCTAA
- a CDS encoding predicted protein, with protein sequence MSDLVVHRSDGAHGDHRRPPPVYLCYDERLLRHHPVHWQPPAVYPTQDDVRIKAFPAEYVYENPERIRCVYEHLQSVFPPDTFLPLPCRLATRAEITAVHDEAHYDRLAATACMTAEELVEQSQLDSDLYWNQETFAAARLACGGLLNCVDAVCRLNATPNTDATPPAIHAVALIRPPGHHACQHREMGFCFLNSVAVAARYAIEQGHATKVLILDWDIHHGNGTQDLTYNDERILFVSMHRYTGSNVAKHFFPATGKPTETGRNATNVNLAWTQGHMGDVEYAAAFSELVLPIVVAFQPELVLISCGLDAARGDLIGDNSVSPLGFRALTHSVVRAVGTHTTPVVVALEGGYSMDALPICMEHVVRGLSAANDTSLDWDVENLPQAWASDSLEYAHQALAMYWDSNRRVAADNQPAIQPSAISNINQTVTALQKCSSRWNECGLTKLLKPPGPSAVSTRASRRLVKSSPNTFLPNGSNATPQPKASKVLAVSLAKDPVKETSLPAAKADENVDGGDGDALIAALQLLSLSNGK encoded by the coding sequence ATGAGCGATCTCGTGGTGCATCGGTCGGACGGTGCCCACGGGGATCATCGTCGCCCTCCTCCCGTATATCTCTGCTACGACGAACGATTACTCCGTCACCATCCGGTACATTGGCAACCTCCCGCAGTCTATCCAACACAAGACGACGTACGGATAAAAGCGTTTCCAGCCGAGTACGTCTACGAAAACCCCGAACGCATCCGTTGCGTCTACGAACATTTGCAAAGCGTCTTTCCGCCCGACACCTTTCTGCCGCTCCCGTGCCGTCTAGCCACACGTGCCGAAATCACCGCCGTCCACGACGAGGCGCACTACGATCGTCTCGCCGCAACAGCCTGTATGACTGCGGAAGAACTCGTCGAACAAAGCCAGCTCGACAGTGATTTGTACTGGAACCAGGAGACCTTTGCTGCCGCACGCTTGGCTTGTGGCGGCCTGTTGAATTGTGTCGACGCCGTGTGCCGATTAAACGCGACTCCCAACACCGACGCGACACCACCGGCAATTCACGCCGTGGCCTTGATTCGGCCTCCGGGACATCACGCTTGTCAACATCGCGAAATgggcttttgctttttgaattccGTCGCCGTGGCCGCGCGGTACGCGATTGAGCAAGGCCACGCCACCAAAGTTCTCATTCTCGATTGGGACATACACCACGGTAACGGCACACAAGATCTCACCTATAACGACGAACGTATACTCTTCGTGTCAATGCACCGCTACACGGGCAGCAACGTCGCCAAGCATTTCTTTCCCGCCACCGGAAAACCCACCGAGACCGGACGGAACGCCACCAACGTCAACCTGGCCTGGACGCAAGGACACATGGGTGACGTGGAATACGCCGCCGCCTTCTCGGAACTCGTGTTGCCCATCGTTGTCGCCTTCCAACCCGAATTGGTGTTGATTTCCTGTGGACTGGATGCCGCTCGGGGAGATTTGATTGGGGACAATTCCGTGTCACCACTGGGGTTTCGGGCCTTGACGCACAGTGTTGTCCGCGCCGTAGGCACCCACACCACACCCGTGGTAGTTGCCCTGGAAGGCGGCTACAGTATGGACGCTTTACCCATTTGTATGGAACACGTCGTCAGGGGACTATCGGCCGCCAACGACACCAGTTTAGACTGGGACGTGGAGAATCTTCCACAGGCATGGGCGAGTGATAGCTTGGAGTACGCTCACCAAGCTTTGGCAATGTACTGGGACTCCAACCGTCGAGTAGCGGCCGACAACCAGCCCGCGATACAACCTTCGGCAATCAGTAATATCAATCAAACCGTTACAGCCTTGCAAAAGTGTTCCTCACGCTGGAACGAATGTGGTTTAACGAAACTCCTAAAGCCACCGGGGCCGTCTGCAGTCTCGACTCGCGCGTCACGGCGTTTGGTAAAGTCCTCTCCCAACACTTTTCTACCAAATGGGTCGAATGCCACACCGCAGCCAAAAGCCTCCAAGGTTCTGGCTGTATCGTTGGCGAAGGATCCCGTCAAGGAAACATCGCTCCCCGCTGCCAAAGCGGACGAGAACGTCGACGGTGGGGATGGTGATGCGTTGATTGCGGCTTTGCAGTTGCTGTCCTTGTCCAATGGCAAGTAG
- a CDS encoding predicted protein: MTASASPNKKPLVTILEDQSKPVPKTMVEALESDDPEAALRALSLAARHQAVVLTQTLERDLSGFLTELPELLTLGESHPVHNTTACADSIHHSLTKIASGGSAASREIRLLEQEKAEFDAHAAAVHLALTLRTNSDRAARALQSQQYEQVAQAITPWLAWHQQQQQAPPPGTDPRATHSENDDPAMDPRVRAYAGEYSLQQLSTTYETTKIILLQNYEHAVQQGDLQALGKYTPILSSLQLESEAVRLYLQFLKSLLQSSIRQALDPTHSQSQNSNGPSNTVPPYVPMAKVYNAAVHVLRHHLPMVSSYLYKAQGDVAVVQLVHVQVEETVLPMLERFQKSRDLASVSTQAQRIAADLEERYTGRTAVDAHDAAAEADDAGFGALVGSLTDVDATMQEVATCLQHVESYLRFVQHTCDQVQKARTMRHEQSFSREWENDGTPVDLMETIEILPTRTNLHLALAEVGGQYASIERCLLMASMQRAFHASEDDPRYYRPLGMASGGTNHGNGNSSFPSKALQTALVETCLYATRRGTQRAFATGHTGTASAMTNFGVDCLLVLLEVLSQRAEEAGVAVLKPGDGLLAGSGGIFNAHTLLRQGTQVSHAVVNAGVTTSAHKKKSTAAADDLQQKQEVERGIARACAMLNDLEVAVGHVDQLESVLSEAIAKGFPPNTHDTEQLQLCVKSLGTVTERFRMASDGTVENLESVLKTRIRAIVGDAVGGSGESSGFMGVGSKSTDKVTMRMNYNLDEDAYNLAQLGESYVSRLCVLLDELLEPLRIHLAPRLWDALLFQVMGTAAKRLETYLRKCPLTALGAFLLDADVRDLVSYTKSRLSDDTASSNVGLTKSCPALARLIQIAKLVCVDDLDDVVDLVSASKRKGLWDLKLDDTKAFLCLRVEFEDEHVHELLRLPDEA, from the coding sequence atgacggcgtcggcgtcTCCCAACAAAAAGCCGCTGGTGACCATTCTGGAAGACCAGTCGAAGCCCGTTCCGAAAACCATGGTGGAAGCGCTCGAGAGTGACGACCCCGAGGCCGCTCTGCGTGCACTGTCCCTAGCCGCCCGTCACCAGGCCGTCGTGTTGACCCAGACTCTGGAACGcgacttgtctggcttccTTACGGAACTTCCGGAACTCTTGACGTTGGGAGAATCGCATCCCgtacacaatactacggcTTGTGCGGATTCCATTCATCATTCCTTGACCAAGATTGCTTCGGGCGGATCGGCAGCTTCGCGAGAAATTCGGCTACTCGAGCAGGAAAAGGCCGAATTCGACGCGCACGCGGCAGCCGTACATCTCGCTCTCACCTTGCGTACGAATTCCGATCGGGCAGCCCGTGCCTTGCAGTCGCAACAGTACGAACAGGTTGCCCAGGCCATTACGCCTTGGCTAGCCtggcaccaacaacaacaacaagctcCACCACCAGGTACCGATCCTCGTGCGACACACTCCGAAAACGACGATCCCGCAATGGATCCTCGTGTACGGGCGTACGCCGGAGAATACTCTCTACAACAGCTCAGCACAACGTACGAAACGACCAAAATCATACTCTTGCAGAATTATGAACACGCGGTGCAACAAGGGGACTTGCAGGCCCTCGGAAAGTACACACCTATACTCAGTTCCTTACAACTCGAGTCCGAGGCTGTCCGACTCTATTTGCAGTTTCTCAAGTCTTTGTTGCAATCCTCCATTCGGCAAGCTCTCGATCCAACGCACAGTCAGTCGCAGAATTCCAACGGGCCGTCCAACACTGTACCACCCTACGTCCCCATGGCCAAGGTATACAACGCTGCGGTACACGTCTTGCGCCACCACTTGCCCATGGTTTCATCCTACTTGTACAAGGCCCAAGGCGACGTGGCCGTTGTGCAGTTGGTACACGTCCAAGTGGAAGAAACCGTCTTGCCCATGCTGGAACGCTTCCAAAAATCGAGGGATTTAGCCTCGGTCAGCACGCAAGCACAGCGCATCGCCGCCGACTTGGAAGAACGCTACACGGGGCGGACAGCCGTCGATGCACACGACGCAGCGGCGGAAGCCGACGATGCCGGCTTTGGTGCCCTCGTGGGATCCCTCACGGACGTGGACGCAACTATGCAGGAAGTCGCGACCTGCTTGCAGCACGTCGAATCCTATTTGCGCTTTGTTCAGCATACCTGTGATCAAGTACAAAAGGCCCGCACTATGCGACACGAACAATCGTTCTCACGCGAATGGGAGAACGACGGTACGCCCGTAGACTTGATGGAAACAATTGAAATTCTGCCAACCCGCACCAATTTGCATCTGGCCCTAGCCGAAGTGGGTGGGCAGTATGCGAGTATCGAACGCTGCTTGTTGATGGCTAGTATGCAACGTGCCTTTCACGCCAGCGAGGACGACCCGCGATACTATCGACCCTTGGGCATGGCTTCCGGTGGCACCAACCACGGGAATGGCAATTCTTCCTTTCCGTCGAAAGCGCTACAAACGGCCTTGGTGGAGACTTGCCTGTACGCTACTCGACGAGGTACCCAACGTGCTTTCGCCACGGGACACACCGGAACAGCGTCGGCCATGACCAACTTTGGCGTGGATTGCCTCTTGGTCTTATTGGAAGTGTTATCGCAACGAGCGGAAGAGGCGGGAGTTGCGGTACTCAAGCCCGGTGACGGACTCCTGGCGGGTTCGGGCGGTATTTTCAACGCACACACGTTGTTGCGCCAAGGAACGCAAGTCAGTCACGCCGTAGTCAACGCTGGTGTGACGACTAGTGCAcacaagaagaaaagcacGGCCGCAGCGGACGATCTCCAACAGAAGCAGGAAGTGGAGCGAGGGATTGCCCGGGCCTGTGCCATGTTGAACGATTTGGAAGTGGCGGTTGGGCACGTAGACCAACTCGAAAGCGTCTTAAGTGAGGCCATCGCCAAGGGATTTCCTCCGAACACACACGACACGGAGCAGTTGCAGCTTTGTGTAAAATCGTTGGGTACCGTGACGGAACGCTTCCGCATGGCGTCCGACGGAACTGTAGAAAATCTCGAATCGGTTTTGAAAACGCGTATCCGCGCAATCGTTGGAGACGCCGTTGGTGGTAGTGGCGAAAGCTCCGGATTCATGGGTGTGGGATCCAAGTCCACAGACAAGGTGACCATGCGAATGAATTACAATTTAGACGAAGACGCTTACAATTTGGCACAACTGGGAGAGAGTTACGTTTCCCGTCTGTGTGTCCTACTggacgagcttttggaaccGTTGCGTATTCACTTAGCGCCACGTCTGTGGGATGCGCTACTCTTTCAAGTCATGGGTACAGCGGCCAAGCGCTTGGAAACGTACCTGCGTAAATGCCCCCTGACGGCCTTGGGTGCCTTCTTGTTGGATGCCGATGTGCGCGATTTGGTTTCGTACACAAAATCGCGTTTGAGCGACGACACGGCGTCTTCTAATGTGGGCTTGACTAAATCCTGTCCGGCCTTGGCGCGCTTGATCCAGATCGCGAAACTTGTCTGTgtggacgatttggacgacGTGGTGGATTTGGTTTCGGCCAGCAAACGCAAAGGACTGTGGGATTTGAAACTAGACGACACGAAAGCCTTTTTGTGTTTGCGCGTGGAGTTTGAAGACGAACATGTACACGAATTGTTGCGACTACCCGACGAGGCCTAA